One segment of Salvia splendens isolate huo1 chromosome 20, SspV2, whole genome shotgun sequence DNA contains the following:
- the LOC121781505 gene encoding LOW QUALITY PROTEIN: conserved oligomeric Golgi complex subunit 3-like (The sequence of the model RefSeq protein was modified relative to this genomic sequence to represent the inferred CDS: inserted 1 base in 1 codon; deleted 2 bases in 1 codon) codes for TKHNTAEDSGVIDAVLVNTNEFYKWFADLEAAMKSETEEKYQHYVRTLTERIQTCDTILNQVDETLELFNELQLQHQAVATKTKTLHDACDRLVVEKQRLIEFAESLRAKLNYFDELENVATSFYAPSMNVAHENFLPLLKRLDDCISYVENNPQYAECNVYLVKFRQLQSRALGMIRSHVLSILKNTSAQVQAAIKSSSGDKASVSEGVEASIIYVRFKAAANELKPVLEEIESRKPRKEYVQMLMECHKIYCEQRLLLVRGIVQQRISEFAKKEALPSLTRSGCAYLMQVCQLEHQLFDHFFPSSSEDVSSLAPLIDPLCTYLYDTLRPKLIHEANLDILCELVDILKVEVLAEQVSRRGKSLAGLRPTLERILADVHERLTFRARTHIHDEIANYLPTDEDLDYPAKLEQSAETKSETSSSAQSSDVSRTWYPPLEKTISCLSKLYRCLEPAVFTGLAQEAVEVCASSIQKASKQIAKRSSTMDGQLFLIKYLLILREQIAPFDIEFSVTHKELDFSHLLEHLRRILRGQASLFDWSRSTSLARTLSPRVLESQIDAKKELEKNLKATCEEFIMSVTKLVVDPMLSFVTKVTAVKVALSSGSHKPESAISKPLXDQAFATPEKISELVQKVGSSIKQELPGVAGKMKLYLQNPTTRSILFKPIRTNIVEAHTQVLNLLKAEYSPEDMQNVNMVSIHDLQAQLDDLM; via the exons ACAAAGCACAACACTGCAGAAGATTCAGGTGTCATTGATGCAGTTTTGGTCAATACGAATGAG TTCTACAAATGGTTTGCTGATCTGGAAGCAGCTATGAAATCAGAG ACAGAAGAGAAATATCAACATTATGTGAGGACTCTAACAGAGCGAATACAGACATGTGACACCATACTCAATCAG GTGGATGAAACACTTGAATTATTTAATGAACTACAACTGCAGCATCAAGCTGTTGCAACAAAGACAAAAACTCTACATGATGCATGTGACCGGCTG GTAGTAGAGAAGCAAAGGCTGATCGAGTTTGCTGAATCACTTCGTGCTAAACTCAACTACTTCGATGAGCTGGAAAAT GTTGCAACCAGTTTCTATGCACCAAGCATGAATGTAGCACATGAGAATTTCCTCCCTTTGCTCAAAAGACTTGACGACTGCATATC GTATGTTGAAAACAACCCACAGTATGCCGAGTGCAATGTTTACTTAGTCAAGTTTCGACAACTCCAG TCTCGTGCTCTAGGGATGATTCGTTCTCACGTACTCTCTATTCTAAAAAACACTTCTGCTCAG GTCCAGGCTGCAATCAAAAGCAGCTCTGGTGACAAAGCATCTGTCTCTGAGGGTGTGGAGGCGTCTATAATATATGTTCGGTTCAAAGCGGCAGCAAATGAG CTTAAGCCAGTATTGGAGGAAATTGAAAGTAGAAAACCAAGAAAGGAATATGTCCAGATGCTCATGGAATGCCACAAGATTTATTGTGAACAAAGGCTCTTACTG GTTCGGGGCATTGTTCAGCAACGAATCTCTGAATTTGCAAAAAAAGAAGCTTTGCCATCATTGACTAGATCTGGTTGTGCATACCTCATGCAG GTATGTCAACTTGAGCATCAGCTTTTTGATCATTTCTTCCCTTCATCATCGGAGGATGTTTCAAGTTTGGCTCCTCTAATAGATCCACT GTGTACTTACTTATATGATACTTTACGTCCAAAACTCATTCATGAAGCAAACCTTGATATTCTTTGCGAACTTGTGGACATACTCAAAGTTGAAGTCTTAGCTGAACAAGTAAGTAGACGAGGTAAATCGCTAGCAGGATTACGACCAACACTGGAGAGGATTTTGGCAGATGTTCATGAGCGTTTGACTTTTCGTGCTAGAACCCACATCCATGATGAG ATTGCAAACTACCTTCCTACGGATGAAGACCTGGATTATCCTGCTAAGTTGGAGCAATCAGCCGAGACAAAGTCAGAAACATCATCT AGTGCTCAAAGCTCAGATGTTTCAAGAACTTGGTACCCTCCGCTTGAGAAAACTATATCTTGTCTGTCCAAACTATACAGATGCTTAGAACCAGCAGTTTTTACTGGTTTGGCACAG GAAGCTGTAGAAGTCTGTGCATCATCCATTCAG AAAGCTAGCAAACAAATTGCAAAAAGGTCATCTACAATGGATGGGCAATTATTCCTCATAAAGTATCTTCTTATACTTAGAGAGCAG ATTGCCCCATTTGATATTGAATTCTCAGTCACACACAAGGAGCTTGACTTCTCTCATTTGCTG GAGCATTTGAGACGGATTCTTAGGGGTCAGGCCTCGCTATTTGACTGGTCAAGGTCGACGTCCCTGGCCAGAACTCTCTCTCCCCGAGTTTTGGAAAGTCAAATAGATGCCAAGAAG GAATTGGAGAAAAACCTCAAAGCTACTTGTGAGGAGTTTATTATGTCGGTGACCAAGCTGGTTGTGGACCCTATGTTGTCTTTTGTCACCAAG GTCACTGCAGTCAAAGTTGCACTATCCTCGGGCAGTCACAAACCGGAGTCTGCCATTAGTAAGCCAC AAGATCAGGCTTTTGCAACTCCAGAGAAAATATCCGAACTAGTTCAGAAG GTTGGATCTTCTATTAAACAAGAGCTGCCAGGAGTTGCGGGT AAAATGAAGCTTTATCTCCAGAACCCCACCACACGCTCTATACTTTTCAAACCAATCAG GACCAATATTGTCGAAGCGCATACTCAAGTGCTAAATTTGCTCAAGGCTGAGTATTCTCCTGAAGACATGCAAAATGTTAATATGGTTTCAATACATGACTTGCAGGCTCAACTCGACGATCTTATGTAA